One genomic window of Pseudomonadales bacterium includes the following:
- a CDS encoding ferredoxin--NADP reductase — translation MSNLNHETVTAIHHWTDTLFSFKTTRDSGFRFRNGHFTMLGLEDNGRPLLRAYSIASANYEDELEFYSIKVPDGPLTSKLQNIKVGDQVLVGRKPTGTLTVDELLPGKHLYLLSTGTGLAPFLSVIKDPEVYEHFDRVILVHGCRYVNELAYQDIITRQIANNEYFGELAAEKLIYYPTVTREPFRNNGRITDLMKTGKLFRDIGLPTPTLSDDRFMICGSPAMLKDVCQLLDEKDFRETRAGNLGHYVIERAFVEK, via the coding sequence ATGAGCAATTTGAATCATGAAACTGTCACCGCTATTCACCACTGGACGGATACGCTATTCAGTTTCAAAACAACCCGGGACAGCGGATTCCGCTTTCGCAATGGTCATTTCACCATGCTGGGACTGGAAGACAACGGACGCCCTCTGCTGCGCGCCTATAGCATCGCCAGTGCGAACTACGAAGATGAACTGGAGTTCTACAGTATCAAGGTGCCAGACGGCCCACTGACATCAAAGTTACAAAATATCAAAGTGGGCGATCAGGTTCTGGTAGGCCGCAAGCCAACCGGCACATTGACTGTTGACGAACTTTTACCAGGCAAACATCTCTATCTGCTCAGTACGGGAACTGGCCTGGCGCCGTTTCTCAGTGTGATCAAAGATCCGGAAGTGTATGAGCACTTCGACAGGGTCATACTGGTTCACGGTTGCCGTTATGTCAATGAACTGGCATATCAGGACATTATCACCCGCCAGATAGCCAACAACGAGTATTTTGGTGAGTTGGCAGCAGAGAAACTGATCTACTACCCTACCGTCACTCGTGAACCTTTCCGCAATAACGGACGGATCACCGACTTAATGAAAACCGGCAAGCTGTTCAGGGATATTGGCTTACCCACACCAACCCTGAGTGATGACCGTTTTATGATCTGCGGCAGCCCCGCCATGTTGAAAGATGTCTGTCAGCTGCTTGACGAAAAAGATTTCCGTGAAACACGTGCAGGCAACCTGGGCCATTATGTAATTGAACGGGCTTTTGTTGAAAAGTAA
- a CDS encoding bifunctional diguanylate cyclase/phosphodiesterase, translating to MGRLGGDEFIIVLKDVTNPADIEKRVSYITEGFSNGLIVSEIDVAITASVGVAVYPGDGDDAEVLIQHADRAMYESKRSGRNALFFYDVTMRNEAGRYLELTKAIKQGIAQGEFQVHYQPIYDLRKEQYTRCEALCRWYHPEKGIIPPDQFIPIAEQSGLICDLGLSISKDVFSCYNDLKKQGHELNFSINRSPQEFYSPGYTQNLLESLNESGVPAWDITFEITESLFMTGNKAVTENFEILRRGGVNFSIDDFGTGYSAINYLRKYPVETLKIDRSFIAELGISAQAETLVKVIIQMAKTLGISVVAEGVETEKQLDYLRDMGCDYIQGFYLARPMDKAAFQAFLLAQDSSSHSV from the coding sequence TTGGGTCGGTTGGGGGGCGATGAGTTCATTATCGTGCTAAAGGACGTGACAAATCCTGCCGATATCGAAAAACGGGTGAGTTATATTACGGAAGGTTTCAGTAATGGCTTGATAGTTTCAGAGATCGATGTGGCGATAACGGCCAGCGTTGGTGTGGCGGTGTATCCTGGTGATGGTGACGATGCCGAGGTACTGATCCAGCACGCCGATCGCGCTATGTATGAAAGTAAACGCTCCGGTCGCAATGCGCTGTTTTTTTACGATGTGACAATGCGCAATGAAGCCGGTCGTTATCTGGAACTCACCAAGGCAATCAAGCAGGGCATTGCTCAGGGTGAGTTCCAGGTACATTATCAGCCTATTTATGATCTGAGGAAGGAGCAATATACGCGCTGTGAAGCCTTGTGCCGTTGGTATCACCCCGAGAAAGGGATAATTCCACCGGATCAGTTTATCCCCATCGCCGAGCAATCCGGTTTGATTTGTGATTTGGGCTTGTCCATCTCGAAAGATGTTTTTTCCTGTTATAACGATCTGAAAAAGCAAGGGCATGAACTGAACTTTTCGATTAATCGCTCTCCGCAGGAGTTTTATTCGCCAGGCTACACGCAGAACTTGTTGGAATCACTGAATGAATCCGGTGTACCTGCCTGGGATATTACGTTCGAAATTACCGAATCGCTCTTCATGACGGGAAATAAGGCGGTGACTGAGAACTTTGAGATTCTCAGACGGGGAGGTGTTAATTTTTCGATCGATGATTTTGGCACCGGCTATTCAGCGATAAATTATTTGCGCAAGTACCCGGTGGAAACGTTGAAGATTGATAGAAGTTTTATTGCTGAGCTGGGTATATCCGCACAGGCTGAAACGCTGGTGAAAGTGATTATACAAATGGCAAAAACCCTGGGTATTTCTGTTGTGGCGGAAGGTGTCGAAACAGAAAAACAGCTGGATTATTTACGAGATATGGGTTGCGACTATATACAGGGGTTCTATTTAGCCAGGCCAATGGATAAAGCGGCTTTTCAGGCATTTCTTCTGGCGCAGGATAGCAGCTCACATTCAGTTTGA
- a CDS encoding MBL fold metallo-hydrolase, whose protein sequence is MTKLPNQLFALLLCLSATVSTYADDHHPETPHFKVTTINQNIHFLQGKGGNIAVLTGDDGIVMIDNDYKEMAPPLEKALQQFGGAASLSFIINTHWHGDHTGGNLVFGEHAHIVAHENVRKRLSSSQKVPFFNMITEPQPEQALPNLSYLSTMNLYLNGEHIQLRHYGVGHTDGDSVVFFKHANVVHMGDLFFNGFFPFVDVDNAGNVLSVANSIAQILPLLNDKTVVIPGHGPIGSKQDLVAFHDMLLGTTAEVRQMKASGASLEEMQAKGLSEKWNAWTDGFLNTDAWIKIVNASL, encoded by the coding sequence ATGACGAAGCTCCCCAATCAATTGTTTGCTCTGCTCCTGTGCCTTAGCGCAACTGTCAGCACCTATGCCGATGACCACCATCCCGAGACGCCTCATTTCAAAGTCACCACCATCAACCAGAATATCCATTTCCTGCAAGGAAAAGGTGGCAATATTGCCGTACTCACAGGTGATGATGGCATTGTCATGATCGACAACGACTATAAAGAAATGGCACCGCCCCTCGAAAAGGCACTGCAACAGTTTGGCGGAGCAGCTTCACTATCTTTTATTATCAACACCCACTGGCATGGCGACCACACCGGGGGCAATCTTGTGTTCGGCGAACACGCACATATTGTGGCTCACGAAAATGTTCGCAAACGGCTGTCCAGCTCTCAGAAAGTGCCTTTTTTCAATATGATCACAGAGCCACAACCCGAACAGGCATTGCCGAATCTGAGCTATTTGAGCACCATGAACCTGTATCTCAATGGTGAACATATTCAGTTGCGACATTACGGCGTTGGCCACACCGACGGTGACTCCGTTGTCTTTTTCAAACATGCCAACGTTGTGCATATGGGGGATCTGTTCTTCAACGGGTTTTTCCCTTTTGTCGATGTGGACAATGCGGGCAATGTCCTGTCTGTCGCAAACTCCATTGCGCAGATTCTGCCTCTGTTGAACGACAAAACAGTGGTCATCCCTGGCCACGGCCCAATCGGTAGCAAACAGGACTTAGTTGCCTTCCACGATATGTTACTGGGCACAACCGCTGAAGTACGCCAGATGAAAGCAAGCGGCGCGAGCCTTGAAGAAATGCAGGCAAAGGGCCTGTCGGAAAAGTGGAACGCGTGGACTGACGGTTTTCTCAATACCGATGCCTGGATCAAAATAGTGAACGCCAGCCTCTAA
- a CDS encoding cytochrome c5 family protein — protein MRPLKNMVAALSALALAATLIGCGSDTEELKLTTKQEQEVAERLSPAGEVALEGEVASVAPAASSSEPRSGQQVYDTKCFTCHASGAAGAPKMGSSSDWSGRLAQGVDALYSNAINGIRGMPPKGLCMDCSGDEISAAVDYMLENSK, from the coding sequence ATGCGTCCACTTAAGAATATGGTTGCCGCCCTTTCTGCTTTGGCCCTCGCTGCCACGTTGATTGGTTGTGGTTCAGACACAGAAGAACTCAAACTGACTACCAAGCAGGAACAGGAAGTTGCTGAGCGTCTGTCTCCTGCTGGAGAAGTTGCCCTGGAAGGTGAAGTTGCTTCTGTCGCGCCAGCAGCCTCAAGCAGTGAGCCTCGTAGCGGACAACAGGTGTATGATACCAAGTGCTTTACCTGTCATGCTTCCGGCGCAGCTGGTGCCCCCAAAATGGGTTCCTCTTCGGACTGGTCTGGCAGGCTTGCCCAGGGTGTTGATGCCCTTTATAGCAATGCCATCAACGGTATTCGCGGCATGCCTCCAAAGGGGCTGTGCATGGACTGTTCCGGTGATGAAATCAGCGCGGCTGTTGACTATATGCTGGAAAACAGCAAGTAA
- a CDS encoding IS630 family transposase, whose amino-acid sequence MRHDDGRKLDHKTLEAIRVRAVQRVMDGESPEVVIKALGMSRARIYEWLAAYREGGFDALKAKQISGRPKKLSGAQIRELYIWITTFTPDQLKFDFALWTRGRVRELIRQKFNVRLSDVSVGRLLRNLGLTPQKPLHRAYQQKPEAVKQWKEETYPEIRKEAKKVGATIYFGDEASIRSDYHSGTTWAPRGETPIIRNTGSRFSINLISAISPRGELRFKTIQGNMNTDAFLGFLKALVQDVDKPVFLILDNHPVHHARRVRDYVESLDGKLRLFFLPPYSPELNPDESVWGYIKYHHVGKKIINSKEQLRSTVYRQLRRLQKLPRLLKSFFGHPDLAYISG is encoded by the coding sequence ATGCGCCACGATGACGGTCGTAAACTTGATCACAAAACATTAGAAGCCATTCGCGTTCGCGCCGTTCAACGGGTCATGGATGGCGAGAGTCCAGAAGTCGTCATCAAAGCGCTGGGGATGAGCCGAGCACGAATCTATGAATGGCTGGCTGCCTACCGCGAGGGTGGCTTTGACGCGCTCAAGGCCAAGCAGATTTCCGGTCGTCCCAAGAAACTGAGCGGTGCTCAGATCCGGGAGCTGTATATCTGGATAACGACCTTTACGCCGGACCAGTTGAAGTTTGATTTTGCCCTGTGGACTCGGGGCCGAGTGCGTGAGCTCATCCGGCAAAAGTTCAACGTCCGGTTAAGCGATGTCTCGGTCGGTCGTCTGCTTCGAAACCTGGGGCTGACGCCTCAGAAACCCCTGCATCGGGCCTACCAGCAAAAGCCAGAGGCCGTGAAACAATGGAAAGAAGAGACCTACCCGGAAATTCGCAAGGAAGCAAAAAAAGTCGGCGCCACCATCTATTTCGGCGATGAAGCCAGCATTCGGTCTGATTATCACAGTGGCACCACCTGGGCACCCAGGGGTGAAACTCCGATCATCCGTAATACGGGCAGTCGCTTCAGCATCAATCTGATCTCGGCCATCTCGCCTCGCGGCGAGCTTCGCTTTAAGACCATTCAGGGCAACATGAACACCGATGCGTTTCTTGGTTTCCTCAAGGCTCTGGTGCAAGACGTTGACAAGCCGGTTTTCCTGATCCTCGATAACCACCCGGTTCATCATGCTCGTCGGGTTCGAGACTATGTTGAGAGTCTCGACGGCAAGCTCAGGTTGTTCTTCCTGCCGCCGTACTCGCCGGAGCTGAATCCTGACGAGTCTGTTTGGGGCTATATCAAATACCATCACGTCGGTAAAAAGATCATTAACAGCAAAGAACAACTTCGGAGCACTGTTTACCGGCAGCTTCGACGTTTGCAAAAATTGCCACGACTATTGAAATCGTTTTTTGGCCATCCGGATTTGGCTTATATCTCCGGGTAA
- a CDS encoding LysR family transcriptional regulator has protein sequence MKYTLRQLQVFLTTAHTGNISRAAEQLAMSQSAASSALKDLEQQFDIQLFDRIGKKLQLNELGRMLQPQAEELLERAEELESSLGKHAQSGPLKVGATLTIGNYLAVNLMAQYMDTDPAPQVSLHVANTAEISAKVLNFELDVGLIEGEIHHSELDVVRWQEDELVVFCAPDHPYANRQQLSDQDLLDARWILREQGSGTRQSFDRAMHGLLPDLHVLLELQHTEAIKRAVAAGMGIGCLSRIALTDAFSHRRFVPLRVKNRDLHRYFYFILHRQKYRGAGLVRWLELCQKSAY, from the coding sequence ATGAAATATACCCTGCGCCAACTTCAGGTCTTTCTTACCACCGCCCATACCGGCAATATCAGCCGTGCGGCTGAACAACTGGCCATGTCTCAATCGGCTGCCAGCAGTGCGCTCAAGGATCTTGAACAGCAGTTTGATATCCAGTTATTTGATCGCATTGGCAAAAAACTGCAGCTCAATGAATTGGGCAGAATGCTGCAACCCCAGGCAGAAGAATTGCTGGAGAGGGCTGAAGAGCTGGAATCATCGCTGGGGAAACACGCACAAAGTGGCCCTCTTAAAGTGGGCGCAACGCTTACCATTGGTAACTATCTGGCTGTCAACCTGATGGCGCAGTATATGGACACTGATCCGGCCCCGCAGGTATCCTTGCATGTTGCAAACACGGCAGAGATATCGGCCAAAGTGTTGAACTTTGAGCTGGATGTAGGGCTTATTGAAGGAGAGATCCATCATTCAGAGCTTGATGTCGTGCGTTGGCAGGAAGACGAACTGGTGGTTTTTTGCGCGCCTGATCACCCTTACGCAAATCGCCAACAGCTTTCGGACCAGGATCTTCTGGACGCGCGCTGGATTCTGCGTGAGCAGGGCTCCGGTACCCGGCAATCCTTTGATCGGGCGATGCACGGTCTTTTGCCGGATCTTCACGTGTTGCTGGAATTACAGCATACCGAAGCGATTAAACGTGCTGTTGCAGCGGGGATGGGTATCGGCTGTTTATCCCGAATTGCTTTAACCGATGCTTTCTCGCACCGACGCTTTGTTCCGCTAAGGGTGAAAAACCGGGATTTACACCGTTATTTCTATTTTATCTTGCACCGCCAGAAATATCGTGGTGCGGGTCTGGTTCGGTGGTTGGAGCTGTGTCAAAAATCAGCGTATTAG
- a CDS encoding sensor domain-containing diguanylate cyclase, protein MASDNVFSQQGKLSAPLLVSAITFCVLLIPATMLVNYLIHRYEHSIIEETSYRANALVAKLEGKIDANIAVGRGFDAHISALGGLSQDDLAALAERLIDPELNIRHVALAPDLIISAVYPLAGNEAALGLDYRKNLRQKQAALRAVNSGEIILAGPVELVQGGGEQLVARVPIHLASSDLWGLVAIVINFEELLADSGFYSLTAKYDLAMRGQDGLGALGATFMGKDVLFDQPAHIFDIQVPGGEWQLAIAPKLGWHAPMPVLIAYWVIALAICLLASFIVYFVRKQVIERVAYLRRLEELATIDPLTQLTSRFQLNKYISHLIDECERNDQGFSVLFIDLDHFKEVNDGLGHAMGDKVLVEIADTNGFESKRTSFIM, encoded by the coding sequence ATGGCTAGCGATAACGTATTCAGTCAACAGGGGAAACTTTCAGCGCCGCTTTTGGTCTCGGCCATTACTTTTTGTGTGTTACTTATTCCGGCAACCATGCTGGTTAATTATCTGATTCATCGTTACGAGCATTCAATTATTGAAGAAACCAGCTACCGAGCCAATGCACTGGTTGCCAAGCTGGAAGGAAAAATCGACGCCAATATTGCTGTCGGGCGTGGTTTTGATGCTCATATCTCGGCGTTGGGCGGTTTGTCACAGGATGATTTGGCTGCACTGGCCGAGCGTCTGATCGATCCTGAATTAAATATACGCCATGTGGCATTGGCTCCTGACCTGATCATTTCGGCAGTTTACCCCCTGGCAGGCAATGAAGCGGCACTGGGGTTGGATTACCGAAAAAATTTGCGTCAGAAACAAGCCGCGTTGCGAGCAGTAAATTCCGGTGAAATTATACTTGCCGGCCCCGTTGAGCTGGTACAGGGAGGGGGGGAGCAGCTGGTTGCACGGGTTCCCATTCATCTGGCATCAAGCGATCTTTGGGGATTGGTCGCTATTGTCATCAATTTCGAAGAGTTGCTTGCTGATTCCGGTTTCTACTCTTTAACCGCCAAGTATGACCTGGCTATGAGGGGGCAAGACGGGTTGGGTGCCTTGGGTGCAACCTTTATGGGCAAGGATGTGCTGTTTGATCAACCTGCACACATTTTTGATATACAGGTTCCGGGTGGTGAATGGCAATTAGCGATTGCGCCAAAGCTGGGCTGGCATGCCCCGATGCCGGTATTGATCGCCTATTGGGTTATTGCCCTGGCAATCTGCCTGTTAGCCAGCTTTATTGTGTATTTTGTGCGCAAACAAGTGATAGAGAGAGTTGCCTATCTGCGAAGGCTTGAGGAATTGGCGACGATTGATCCACTGACGCAGCTTACCAGCCGCTTTCAGCTGAACAAGTATATTAGCCACCTGATAGACGAGTGTGAGCGTAATGATCAGGGTTTTTCTGTCCTATTTATTGACCTTGACCACTTTAAGGAAGTCAACGACGGTCTTGGTCACGCCATGGGTGACAAGGTTCTTGTCGAAATCGCTGATACTAATGGGTTCGAAAGTAAGCGAACATCATTTATAATGTAG
- the rep gene encoding DNA helicase Rep, which translates to MTQLNPQQKAAVKYIDGPLLVLAGAGSGKTSVITRKIAYLVEQCGIEPRHIAAVTFTNKAAREMKARTSKLLTGKGAKGLTVSTFHNLGLNIIRREIRLLGFKPGFSIFDGEDAKALLKELMVRGSDLDTDHLDRVQQQISHWKNELWSPETALSHAESGGEQAMAVVYQHYARALRAYNAVDFDDLILIPVQLFRDNPDILRKWQQRIRYLLVDEYQDTNLAQYELVKLLTGIRGSLTVVGDDDQSIYAWRGARPENLEQLQRDYPNLNVIKLEQNYRSTARILHSANQLIANNPHVFDKSLWSELGPGDPLRVIRTANEEAETERVVNEILDMRLRLGCGFCDFAVLYRGNHQAKLLEIKLQGQNVPYHLSGGTSFYARTEIKDIMAYLRLLVNPDDDNALLRIINTPRRQIGTSTLEKLGEYAKERGIPLMSAIDEYGLKTQLPAQNHERLLRFKNWLTNVERNCVDGDPIEAIREMIEDMDYLGWLHQNASSDAVAEKRMENINFLIAQLKNTLERIEEDGTSANRETPIEDAIAKLILRDLLDRQEEESADDKVQLMTLHAAKGLEFPHVFLIGMEEDLLPHRNSIEQNTLEEERRLAYVGITRAQRSLTMTMAGKRKLFGEIIETTPSRFIDELPQQDIILEGFGTPNPEVAQAKGQASLSALKELFG; encoded by the coding sequence TTGACTCAACTCAACCCCCAACAGAAAGCTGCCGTGAAGTACATCGATGGCCCCCTGCTGGTACTGGCTGGCGCTGGTAGTGGCAAAACCAGTGTTATCACTCGCAAGATAGCTTACCTGGTAGAGCAATGTGGCATCGAGCCACGGCATATTGCCGCGGTTACCTTTACCAATAAAGCCGCCCGCGAAATGAAAGCGCGAACCAGTAAATTGCTGACAGGGAAAGGCGCAAAAGGTCTGACTGTCTCCACATTCCACAACCTGGGGCTCAACATTATTCGCCGGGAAATCCGGCTGCTGGGCTTTAAACCCGGGTTCTCGATTTTTGACGGGGAAGATGCCAAAGCACTGTTAAAGGAATTAATGGTTCGCGGTTCCGACCTTGATACCGACCATCTGGATCGCGTGCAGCAACAGATCTCCCACTGGAAGAATGAACTCTGGTCCCCAGAAACCGCCCTGTCTCATGCTGAAAGCGGCGGAGAGCAGGCAATGGCCGTTGTCTACCAGCACTATGCCCGAGCGTTGCGGGCTTACAATGCTGTCGATTTTGATGACCTTATTTTAATACCTGTACAACTGTTCAGAGACAACCCCGACATTCTGAGAAAATGGCAACAGCGTATTCGCTATCTGCTGGTGGACGAATATCAGGATACCAACCTCGCCCAGTACGAACTGGTCAAACTGCTTACCGGCATCAGAGGCTCGCTCACCGTGGTGGGTGACGACGATCAGTCAATCTATGCCTGGCGCGGTGCCCGCCCGGAAAACCTGGAACAGTTACAGCGCGATTATCCCAACCTGAATGTCATCAAGTTGGAACAGAACTATCGCTCTACTGCCCGGATACTGCACTCAGCCAACCAGCTGATTGCCAACAACCCTCACGTATTTGATAAATCCCTGTGGAGCGAGCTGGGCCCTGGCGACCCCCTGCGGGTAATCCGTACAGCCAACGAAGAGGCCGAAACAGAACGGGTGGTGAATGAAATTCTCGATATGCGCCTGCGGCTGGGCTGCGGCTTCTGCGATTTTGCGGTGCTTTATCGAGGCAATCACCAGGCCAAACTGTTGGAAATCAAGTTGCAGGGACAAAATGTTCCCTACCACCTCAGCGGCGGTACTTCATTTTATGCGCGTACCGAGATCAAAGACATCATGGCCTACCTGCGGCTGCTGGTGAACCCCGACGACGACAACGCCCTGTTGCGTATCATCAACACACCACGGCGCCAGATCGGCACATCCACTCTTGAAAAACTGGGGGAATACGCCAAGGAAAGAGGTATTCCGCTGATGAGTGCTATCGACGAATACGGACTGAAAACCCAGCTACCCGCCCAGAATCACGAACGCTTACTGCGTTTCAAAAACTGGCTGACAAATGTGGAACGCAACTGTGTCGACGGCGACCCGATTGAAGCTATAAGGGAAATGATTGAGGACATGGATTATCTCGGCTGGCTACATCAGAACGCCAGCAGTGATGCAGTGGCAGAAAAGCGCATGGAAAATATCAACTTCCTGATTGCACAGCTGAAAAACACCCTGGAAAGAATCGAGGAAGATGGCACTTCAGCCAACCGTGAAACACCAATTGAGGACGCGATAGCCAAGCTGATTCTCAGAGACCTGCTGGATCGTCAGGAGGAAGAGTCTGCCGATGACAAGGTTCAGCTTATGACGCTGCACGCTGCGAAAGGACTCGAATTCCCCCACGTGTTCCTGATCGGCATGGAAGAAGACCTACTACCACACCGCAACAGCATAGAACAAAACACACTGGAAGAAGAGCGACGCCTGGCCTATGTGGGCATCACCCGCGCCCAGCGTTCACTGACAATGACAATGGCAGGCAAGCGCAAGCTGTTCGGAGAAATTATTGAAACCACCCCCAGTCGGTTTATTGATGAGCTACCACAACAGGACATCATCCTCGAAGGTTTTGGCACCCCGAACCCGGAGGTTGCGCAAGCTAAAGGACAGGCGTCCCTGTCGGCACTGAAGGAGCTGTTTGGGTAA
- a CDS encoding AarF/ABC1/UbiB kinase family protein — protein MTSPSPDEVSPQPFDQKGIVVSLLNRTKKTIQASREFSSGFSGIYVSAAKISVLLNHREHITEAELHDVLSELFDTLTTHPAMSTVRDFTSQMREWNVLPNEQSTEQLIRSVINRVSKASNGLVPDAIVDEFWQFFNELADEPELNGIGEIGIDIARIIVEAYEPLLVKIINQLKDIRSSRTDQLGQVLSNVREVRQDLIIFRRQIRALRHIRKFLDVDPEDYQQQAVVIADMVREFGPFFIKMAQVAAANSDLLPDEISAALAVFQEDVDPMSAEEVESAIRECFGEPSHKRYFNFDASKPLKSGSIASVYVAHRVLNPASRHKLLTPVVVKVGRHNLEREFLIGKTVIKVAILTSQYWAPHGKLAPFLKSWLDQTDIFVEGFNEELDFEQEALNQSKFAERAKFSSGWSVPKVYSAQHRIIEMELIDNSTGLNKAFAQLSGKESRRTRRKVARAYLRALLTHSLIHQEFHGDLHQGNILVNKQANLYFIDWGNSVDLSELWLPAVRYLLAVFLGDAKGVTKQIIAMAANQEFAAEKHRDIENVVEKSFADANIRPPGPAFLFNLIQEGEEGWKKRIEQAMNLTTAITRQGITIQGSYMHLGRSLSAMTGSYMSLYKGLSRQDMLMDAIAVSATFPALTSYSYLWGIIRTRSLKVPL, from the coding sequence TTGACATCGCCATCACCCGACGAAGTATCACCACAACCCTTTGACCAAAAAGGTATTGTGGTCTCATTGCTTAACCGGACCAAAAAAACCATCCAAGCTTCTCGTGAGTTTTCCTCGGGTTTTAGCGGCATCTATGTATCGGCAGCAAAAATTTCTGTCCTGTTAAACCATCGTGAACACATTACAGAAGCAGAGCTTCACGATGTGTTGTCAGAACTGTTTGACACACTGACGACACACCCGGCGATGAGCACAGTAAGAGACTTCACGAGCCAAATGCGTGAATGGAATGTGCTCCCGAATGAACAGTCAACCGAACAACTTATTCGCTCGGTAATAAACCGGGTATCGAAAGCCAGCAATGGTCTGGTACCAGATGCCATTGTCGACGAGTTCTGGCAGTTCTTTAATGAGCTGGCCGACGAGCCGGAGCTCAACGGCATTGGCGAAATCGGTATCGATATCGCCAGAATTATCGTTGAAGCCTATGAACCACTGCTGGTGAAAATCATTAACCAGCTGAAAGATATTCGCAGCTCAAGAACCGATCAACTCGGCCAGGTGCTCAGTAATGTCCGGGAAGTCCGACAGGATCTGATAATCTTCAGACGACAAATCCGCGCATTGCGGCACATCCGCAAGTTCCTTGATGTTGACCCTGAAGATTACCAGCAACAAGCTGTTGTTATTGCTGATATGGTCCGAGAATTCGGCCCATTCTTTATTAAAATGGCTCAGGTTGCCGCCGCAAACTCTGACCTTCTACCGGATGAAATCTCAGCAGCACTGGCGGTATTTCAGGAAGATGTCGACCCTATGTCGGCAGAGGAAGTGGAAAGCGCGATAAGAGAGTGCTTCGGCGAACCCTCTCATAAGCGGTACTTCAATTTTGATGCCAGCAAACCATTAAAATCCGGTTCCATTGCTTCCGTTTACGTGGCTCATCGCGTACTCAATCCGGCATCCAGGCATAAATTGCTGACCCCGGTGGTTGTTAAAGTAGGACGACACAACCTGGAGCGTGAGTTTCTGATTGGCAAAACCGTCATCAAGGTGGCTATTTTAACCAGTCAGTATTGGGCACCTCATGGCAAGCTGGCGCCGTTTCTCAAATCCTGGCTGGATCAGACCGACATCTTCGTTGAAGGCTTTAATGAAGAGCTGGACTTTGAACAGGAAGCCCTGAATCAATCCAAATTTGCTGAACGGGCGAAATTTTCCAGCGGCTGGAGCGTGCCGAAAGTCTACAGTGCACAGCACCGTATTATCGAAATGGAACTTATCGACAACTCAACCGGCTTGAACAAGGCTTTTGCTCAATTATCCGGAAAAGAATCCCGGCGCACCCGACGCAAGGTCGCCAGGGCCTACCTGAGAGCCCTGCTGACCCACAGTCTGATTCATCAGGAGTTTCACGGCGATTTGCACCAGGGCAATATACTGGTGAACAAACAGGCTAATCTGTATTTCATCGACTGGGGTAACTCCGTCGATCTGTCCGAACTGTGGCTACCAGCTGTGAGATATCTCTTGGCCGTTTTTTTGGGTGATGCTAAAGGTGTTACAAAGCAGATCATCGCTATGGCTGCCAACCAGGAATTTGCCGCAGAGAAACACCGCGATATAGAGAACGTTGTAGAAAAATCCTTTGCCGATGCCAACATCAGGCCGCCAGGCCCGGCATTTCTGTTCAACCTGATACAGGAGGGAGAGGAAGGCTGGAAAAAGCGTATTGAACAAGCTATGAACCTGACAACTGCCATTACCCGGCAAGGCATCACTATTCAGGGCAGTTACATGCACCTTGGTCGATCTCTTTCCGCCATGACAGGTTCATACATGAGCCTTTACAAAGGACTTTCGCGACAAGACATGTTGATGGATGCCATTGCAGTAAGTGCCACTTTCCCGGCCCTGACCTCATACAGCTATTTGTGGGGTATTATCAGAACACGGTCCTTGAAAGTTCCGTTATAG